The DNA sequence CAGCCCCCAGCGTACCGCCCGGACCCGGTTCGCCGCCCCCACCCCGACGATCGCGCCGGTGATGGTGTGGGTGGTGCTCACCGGGATGCCGAACTTCGACGCCGCGAGGATCACGATCGCCCCGCCCGTCTCGGCGCAGAAGCCGCCCACCGGGCGCAGCTTGGTGATGCGCGTGCCCATCGTGTGCACGATGCGCCAGCCGCCGAACAGCGTGCCGAGCGAGATCGCGAAGTAGGCGGCGATCTCGACCCAGATCGGGATCGTGTTCGTGTTCGGCACGTACATGTGGCTCAGCCAGCCGGTGGTGTGCGGCTCGAAGAGCTTCCGCACCGACGGGGCGGCCAGCAGGCCGACGATGATGCCCATCGTCTTCTGGGCATCATTGCCGCCGTGTGCCAGCGACAGCAGTGCCGAGCTGAGCAACTGGGCCGGCTTGAAGAGCTGGTCCACCTTGCCCGGCGAGGCACGCTGGAAGACGCGGAACACGAGCACCATGAGCCCCATGCCGAGCATCGCGCCAAGGGCCGGTGACAGCGCAATGGCCGACAGCGTCTCGACCCACTTGTGCCCCCAGTTCAGCGCCTCGAAGCCCTTGCTGGCCACCGCCGCACCGGCGAAGCCGCCGATCAGTGCGTGCGACGAGCTGGACGGGATGCCGAACCACCAGGTGATCAGGTTCCAGATGATGGCGCCGAGGAGGGCCGCCGCGATCACGTTCGCCGAGATCGCGGACTGGTCCACGTAGCCGGAGCTGATGGCCTTCGCGACCGCTGTGCCGACGGTGAACAGGGCGGCGAAGTTGAAGGTCGCCGCCCAGAGGACCGCCTTGAACGGCGTCAGCACGCGGGTGCCGACGATCGTGGCGATCGAGTTTGCGGAATCGTGGAAGCCGTTGATGAAGTCGAAGATCAGTGCGACGACGACGATGCCGATGACGTACGCTATCACGGCAGCTCAGCTGTTCTTGAGCGAGATGCTCTCGAGTGCCAGCGACACGTAGTGACACTCGTCGATGGCCGTCTCCAGGCAGTCGTACAGGTCCTTCCACTTCATCACCGTGAGGGGATCCGGCGCACCGGCGAAGAGGTTGCCGAGCGTCTCGTGGTAGATGGCGTCCGCCTGTTCCTCGAGGCGCTTGATGCGCACGCCATGCTCGTAGACCATCTGCGGCTTCTTCATCGCCGCCACCGCCTCGCGGATCTGCACGCAGGCCTCGCCGAGGACGGAGCACATGCGGATCGCCGGGTCGCGGGCCTCGGTGATGCGGTAGATCTGGGCGCGGCGGGCGCAGCCGTCGATCAGGTCGACCACGTTGTCGAGGCGGGTGACCAGGGCGTGGATGTCCTCGCGGTCGAGCGGCGTCACGAAGGTCGTGTCGACCTTGCGGTTCGCCTCGGCCGTGAGCCGGTCAGCCTGGTGCTCGAGGTTCTTGATGTTGGTCTGGAATTCGTCGATCCGGGCGGGTTCGGCGAAGAGCTGCTGCAGCGTATTGGCCGACTGGACGAGAATGCCGGCCATTTCAGCG is a window from the Gemmatimonadaceae bacterium genome containing:
- a CDS encoding inorganic phosphate transporter, with the translated sequence MIAYVIGIVVVALIFDFINGFHDSANSIATIVGTRVLTPFKAVLWAATFNFAALFTVGTAVAKAISSGYVDQSAISANVIAAALLGAIIWNLITWWFGIPSSSSHALIGGFAGAAVASKGFEALNWGHKWVETLSAIALSPALGAMLGMGLMVLVFRVFQRASPGKVDQLFKPAQLLSSALLSLAHGGNDAQKTMGIIVGLLAAPSVRKLFEPHTTGWLSHMYVPNTNTIPIWVEIAAYFAISLGTLFGGWRIVHTMGTRITKLRPVGGFCAETGGAIVILAASKFGIPVSTTHTITGAIVGVGAANRVRAVRWGLAGNIVWAWIVTIPAAGLIAALSALILNAIVVVGRPA
- a CDS encoding DUF47 family protein, whose amino-acid sequence is MRLIPRDDRFFDLFAEMAGILVQSANTLQQLFAEPARIDEFQTNIKNLEHQADRLTAEANRKVDTTFVTPLDREDIHALVTRLDNVVDLIDGCARRAQIYRITEARDPAIRMCSVLGEACVQIREAVAAMKKPQMVYEHGVRIKRLEEQADAIYHETLGNLFAGAPDPLTVMKWKDLYDCLETAIDECHYVSLALESISLKNS